One Pseudonocardia sediminis DNA window includes the following coding sequences:
- the sufD gene encoding Fe-S cluster assembly protein SufD: MTTEVSGLAPELKSAKEGQGEVPIASAGERFQSFDVNAFEVPGGREENWRFTPMRRLRGLHDGTAPFDGTAAISVPEVAGVTVETVGRDDKRLGEAGVPADRVAAAAWSAFREATVVTLDGNPDPVTVTVEGPGAGVTAVSHLHIRTTPNTEATVVVVRQGSGALADNLEVVLADASKLTLVVTEEWADDAVHVGAEHLSIGKDATLRGTAVQLGGDLVRVSSTIRYAAPGGDAELLGLGFADGGQHLEQRLLVDHAQPNCTSNVFYKNALQTNDANDPAHTVWIGDVLIRAAAEQTRTFEFNRNLVLTEHARADSVPNLEIETGEIAGAGHASTTGRFDDEQLFYLQSRGIPEKDARRLVVRAFFHEILHKIQLPELRERLEEAVEAELAVTGV; this comes from the coding sequence ATGACCACCGAAGTTTCTGGTCTGGCACCCGAGCTGAAGAGTGCGAAAGAGGGCCAGGGTGAGGTCCCGATCGCCTCGGCCGGCGAGCGGTTCCAGTCGTTCGACGTGAACGCGTTCGAGGTTCCCGGCGGCCGCGAGGAGAACTGGCGCTTCACCCCGATGCGTCGTCTCCGCGGCCTGCACGACGGCACGGCCCCGTTCGACGGCACCGCCGCCATCTCGGTTCCCGAGGTGGCGGGGGTGACCGTCGAGACGGTCGGCCGCGACGACAAGCGGCTCGGTGAGGCCGGAGTGCCCGCCGACCGCGTCGCCGCGGCCGCCTGGTCGGCCTTCCGCGAGGCGACCGTGGTGACGCTCGACGGCAACCCGGACCCGGTGACGGTCACCGTCGAGGGCCCCGGGGCCGGCGTCACCGCCGTGTCGCACCTGCACATCCGCACCACCCCGAACACCGAGGCCACCGTCGTGGTGGTCCGGCAGGGGAGCGGCGCGCTGGCCGACAACCTGGAGGTCGTGCTGGCCGACGCCTCGAAGCTGACGCTGGTCGTCACCGAGGAGTGGGCCGACGACGCCGTGCACGTGGGCGCCGAGCACCTGTCGATCGGTAAGGACGCGACGCTGCGCGGCACCGCGGTGCAGCTCGGCGGCGACCTGGTGCGGGTCAGCTCGACCATTCGGTACGCGGCTCCCGGCGGCGACGCCGAGCTGCTCGGCCTCGGTTTCGCCGACGGGGGGCAGCACCTGGAGCAGCGCCTGCTGGTCGACCACGCGCAGCCGAACTGCACGTCGAACGTGTTCTACAAGAACGCGCTGCAGACCAACGACGCGAACGACCCCGCGCACACGGTCTGGATCGGCGACGTGCTGATCCGGGCGGCGGCGGAGCAGACGCGGACGTTCGAGTTCAACCGGAACCTGGTGCTCACCGAGCACGCCCGTGCCGACTCGGTCCCGAACCTGGAGATCGAGACCGGCGAGATCGCCGGCGCCGGGCACGCCAGCACCACCGGTCGCTTCGACGACGAGCAGCTGTTCTACCTGCAGAGCCGGGGCATCCCGGAGAAGGACGCCCGCCGGCTGGTCGTGCGCGCGTTCTTCCACGAGATCCTGCACAAGATCCAGTTGCCCGAGCTGCGCGAGCGCCTGGAAGAGGCCGTCGAGGCCGAGCTCGCCGTCACCGGCGTCTGA
- the sufC gene encoding Fe-S cluster assembly ATPase SufC: protein MSTLEIKDLHASVTTEDGPKEILRGVNLTIRAGETHAIMGPNGSGKSTLAYAIAGHPKYTTTSGEVLLDGENVLEMSVDERARAGLFLAMQYPVEVPGVSMANFLRSAATATRGEAPKLRTWVKEVKSAMTDLDIDAEFADRSVNEGFSGGEKKRHEVLQLALLNPKIAVLDETDSGLDVDALRVVSEGINRYRESGENGVLLITHYTRILNHIKPDKVHVFAGGKIVESGGPELADELEANGYVRFTGAEAASVESGLANAR from the coding sequence ATGTCCACCTTGGAGATCAAGGACCTGCACGCCTCGGTGACCACCGAGGACGGGCCGAAGGAGATCCTGCGCGGGGTCAACCTCACGATTCGCGCCGGCGAGACCCACGCGATCATGGGCCCGAACGGGTCCGGCAAGTCGACGCTGGCCTACGCCATCGCCGGGCACCCGAAGTACACGACCACCTCGGGCGAGGTGCTCCTCGACGGCGAGAACGTCCTCGAGATGAGCGTCGACGAGCGGGCGCGGGCCGGGCTGTTCCTGGCCATGCAGTACCCGGTCGAGGTCCCCGGCGTGTCGATGGCGAACTTCCTGCGCAGCGCGGCCACCGCGACGCGCGGCGAGGCGCCGAAGCTGCGCACCTGGGTCAAGGAGGTGAAGTCCGCGATGACCGATCTCGACATCGACGCGGAGTTCGCCGACCGCTCGGTCAACGAGGGCTTCTCCGGCGGTGAGAAGAAGCGCCACGAGGTGCTCCAGCTCGCGCTGCTGAACCCGAAGATCGCCGTCCTCGACGAGACCGACTCCGGCCTCGACGTCGACGCGCTGCGCGTGGTCTCCGAGGGGATCAACCGTTACCGCGAGAGCGGTGAGAACGGTGTCCTGCTGATCACGCACTACACGCGGATCCTGAACCACATCAAGCCGGACAAGGTGCACGTGTTCGCCGGCGGCAAGATCGTCGAGTCCGGCGGTCCCGAGCTGGCCGACGAGCTCGAGGCGAACGGCTACGTGCGCTTCACCGGCGCCGAGGCCGCCTCGGTCGAGTCCGGGCTGGCGAACGCACGATGA
- a CDS encoding cysteine desulfurase, with amino-acid sequence MTAVSAPRVGAGSSGSGLDVARIREDFPILGRTVREDRPLVYLDSGATSQRPRQVLDAEREFLENHNAAVHRGAHQLAEEATDAYESARERIAAFVGATSDEVVFVKNATEGINLVAYAFGNASVRTGLSAESERFALSPGDEIVVTELEHHANLVPWQELCRRTGAVLRWYSVTDDGRIDLDSLELTDRTKIVAFTHQSNVTGAVAPVEELVRRAQAVGALTLLDACQSVPHMPVDLHALGVDYAVFSGHKMLGPSGVGVLWGRSELLEAMPPFLTGGSMIEMVHMEGSTYAPPPQRFEAGVPMTSQAVGLGAAVDYLRLIGMDAVAAHEAELTRVALDSLREVPGVRLVGPDSTEARGGAVSFVVDEVHAHDLGQVLDDRGIAIRVGHHCAWPLHRKYGIVATARASFAVYNTVDEAAQLADGIRAAQDFFGVGR; translated from the coding sequence ATGACCGCGGTGTCGGCGCCCCGCGTCGGCGCCGGATCGTCCGGGTCCGGTCTCGACGTCGCGCGCATCCGGGAGGACTTCCCGATCCTCGGGCGCACCGTGCGCGAGGACCGGCCCCTGGTCTACCTGGACTCCGGGGCCACCTCGCAGCGGCCGCGCCAGGTGCTCGACGCCGAGCGTGAGTTCCTGGAGAACCACAACGCGGCCGTGCACCGCGGTGCGCACCAGCTCGCCGAGGAGGCCACCGACGCCTACGAGTCCGCCCGCGAGCGGATCGCGGCGTTCGTCGGCGCGACGAGCGACGAGGTGGTGTTCGTCAAGAACGCGACCGAGGGCATCAACCTGGTCGCGTACGCGTTCGGCAACGCCTCGGTCCGCACCGGGCTGAGCGCGGAGTCGGAGCGGTTCGCCCTGAGCCCCGGTGACGAGATCGTGGTCACCGAGCTGGAGCACCACGCGAACCTGGTGCCGTGGCAGGAGCTGTGCCGGCGTACCGGCGCGGTCCTGCGCTGGTACTCGGTCACCGACGACGGCCGGATCGACCTCGACTCGCTCGAGCTCACCGACCGGACGAAGATCGTCGCGTTCACCCACCAGTCGAACGTGACCGGAGCCGTCGCCCCCGTCGAAGAGCTCGTGCGGCGGGCGCAGGCGGTCGGTGCGCTGACGCTGCTCGACGCGTGCCAGTCGGTGCCGCACATGCCGGTCGACCTGCACGCGCTGGGCGTCGACTACGCGGTGTTCTCCGGGCACAAGATGCTCGGGCCGTCGGGTGTCGGCGTGCTGTGGGGCCGTTCCGAGCTGCTGGAGGCCATGCCTCCGTTCCTCACCGGCGGCTCGATGATCGAGATGGTGCACATGGAGGGGTCGACCTACGCCCCGCCGCCGCAGCGTTTCGAGGCCGGTGTGCCGATGACGTCGCAGGCCGTGGGCCTGGGCGCGGCCGTGGACTACCTGCGGCTGATCGGCATGGACGCCGTCGCGGCGCACGAGGCCGAGCTGACCCGGGTCGCGCTGGACTCCCTGCGCGAGGTCCCCGGCGTCCGTCTCGTCGGCCCGGACAGCACCGAGGCGCGCGGGGGAGCGGTCTCCTTCGTCGTCGACGAGGTGCACGCGCACGACCTCGGGCAGGTCCTCGACGACCGCGGCATCGCGATCCGGGTGGGGCACCACTGCGCGTGGCCGCTGCACCGCAAGTACGGGATCGTGGCGACCGCGCGCGCGTCGTTCGCGGTGTACAACACGGTGGACGAGGCCGCCCAGCTCGCCGACGGGATCCGGGCGGCTCAGGACTTCTTCGGGGTGGGTCGGTAG
- the sufU gene encoding Fe-S cluster assembly sulfur transfer protein SufU → MQLQQMYQEIILDHYRSPHGSGLREPYDAETHHVNPTCGDEVTLRVKLDETHSIVSDVSYDTLGCSISQASVSVLNDLVVGRSVADSMRILDAFQEMAQSRGKVEPDEDVLGDGVAFAGVAKYPARVKCALLGWMAFKDAVSRTPAEIVPSAQKQDQKGTSG, encoded by the coding sequence ATGCAACTGCAGCAGATGTACCAGGAGATCATCCTGGACCACTACCGGTCGCCGCACGGCTCCGGCCTGCGTGAGCCCTACGACGCCGAGACGCACCACGTGAACCCCACGTGCGGCGACGAGGTGACGTTGCGGGTCAAGCTGGACGAGACCCACAGCATCGTCAGCGACGTCTCGTACGACACCCTCGGCTGCTCGATCAGCCAGGCGTCGGTGTCGGTGCTCAACGACCTGGTCGTCGGGCGCAGCGTCGCCGACTCGATGCGGATCCTGGACGCGTTCCAGGAGATGGCGCAGAGTCGCGGGAAGGTCGAGCCGGACGAGGACGTGCTCGGCGACGGCGTCGCCTTCGCGGGCGTCGCGAAGTACCCGGCCCGGGTGAAGTGCGCTCTACTGGGCTGGATGGCGTTCAAGGACGCGGTGAGCCGTACGCCCGCCGAGATCGTGCCGAGCGCGCAGAAGCAGGACCAGAAGGGGACTTCCGGATGA
- a CDS encoding metal-sulfur cluster assembly factor has translation MSETTQDTPAVTAEDEVVRGAAGMPEPPAAAEGGPSQDELEEAMKDVVDPELGINVVDLGLVYGLGVEGKTAVIDMTLTSAACPLTDVIEEQTRSALTADGMVEDIRINWVWMPPWGPEKITEDGREQLRALGFRV, from the coding sequence ATGAGCGAGACCACGCAGGACACGCCGGCCGTCACGGCCGAGGACGAGGTGGTGCGCGGCGCCGCCGGGATGCCCGAGCCGCCCGCCGCGGCCGAGGGCGGCCCGTCGCAGGACGAGCTGGAGGAGGCGATGAAGGACGTCGTCGACCCCGAGCTCGGGATCAACGTCGTCGACCTCGGTCTCGTCTACGGGCTGGGCGTCGAGGGGAAGACCGCGGTCATCGACATGACGCTGACGTCGGCGGCCTGCCCGCTGACCGACGTGATCGAGGAGCAGACCCGCTCCGCGCTCACCGCCGACGGCATGGTCGAGGACATCCGGATCAACTGGGTCTGGATGCCGCCGTGGGGCCCGGAGAAGATCACCGAGGACGGCCGCGAGCAGCTGCGCGCCCTCGGCTTCCGCGTCTGA
- a CDS encoding arylamine N-acetyltransferase family protein — MTSVRTDLAPYLERIGVTPGQPDADTLTGIVQAHITAIAFENLDPFTGTEPPTTRDGIERKLVHGRRGGWCFEHNRLLHDVLDDLGYRVTPLVGRVRLGLDDDAPSTHRSHRLTLVDIDGEPWTADVGFGGTVPFAPLRLAADVEQPTVHGTYRYRRDDDGVWWLQRRGSGDWRTQYVFDLVPVPDVDFVMGSFFTAHHPDSGFRNGLTAARSAHGRRWTLDGRRFTVRHPDGRAEPSELDTPSRVLETLETVFGVDTSGVTGLEARIGEAHFA; from the coding sequence ATGACCTCCGTACGGACCGACCTCGCCCCCTACCTGGAGCGGATCGGTGTCACGCCGGGGCAGCCCGACGCCGACACCCTGACCGGGATCGTGCAGGCGCACATCACGGCGATCGCCTTCGAGAACCTGGACCCGTTCACCGGGACCGAACCGCCGACCACCCGCGACGGGATCGAGCGCAAGCTCGTGCACGGCCGGCGCGGCGGATGGTGCTTCGAGCACAACCGCCTGCTGCACGACGTGCTCGACGACCTCGGCTACCGGGTCACCCCGCTGGTCGGGCGGGTCCGGCTCGGCCTCGACGACGACGCGCCGTCCACCCACCGCTCGCACCGGCTGACCCTGGTCGACATCGACGGCGAACCCTGGACGGCCGACGTCGGGTTCGGCGGCACCGTCCCGTTCGCCCCACTGCGGCTGGCCGCCGACGTCGAGCAGCCGACGGTGCACGGGACCTACCGCTACCGCCGCGACGACGACGGCGTCTGGTGGCTGCAACGCCGCGGCTCGGGCGACTGGCGCACCCAGTACGTGTTCGACCTCGTCCCGGTCCCGGACGTCGACTTCGTGATGGGCTCGTTCTTCACCGCCCACCACCCGGACTCGGGCTTCCGCAACGGCCTGACCGCGGCCCGCTCGGCCCACGGCCGCCGATGGACCCTCGACGGGCGCCGGTTCACCGTCCGCCACCCGGACGGGCGCGCCGAGCCGAGCGAGCTGGACACCCCGTCGCGGGTTCTGGAGACCCTGGAGACGGTCTTCGGCGTCGACACCTCCGGGGTGACCGGGCTCGAGGCCCGGATCGGGGAGGCGCACTTCGCCTGA
- a CDS encoding adenylate/guanylate cyclase domain-containing protein, whose product MAGRGEDRDGPGDAPGPREPLPGDVPPEAGAGIDLASVNWSDLDESVLDEYILGAPREFTRDEVIAAAELDPEEAHRLWRSLGFPDSGPDERVYTRLDVEAAKTVAAMSSQWLPDAGVREAVARAVAQSMSRLAEWQVGMLAQIVAAHVDELHPRGAARLAAEVLPELEQMQSYVWRRHLAATASRFIAGVQQSDPDTIAADTWPLSVGFADMVGFTRTTRRRSMDELGEMIERFAVVTTEVIANGRGRIIKTVGDEVLFVTEHPADAAAIALGLRDRVRSEPSLPQLRIGLAHGMVLTRYGDVYGEVVNLAARLTSQARPDTVLVDREVADVLSDDPRYELRRLPSQNTRGYAHLKAWALRAAREG is encoded by the coding sequence GTGGCCGGACGGGGCGAGGACCGCGACGGTCCCGGTGACGCACCGGGACCGCGCGAACCCTTGCCCGGTGACGTCCCGCCCGAGGCCGGCGCCGGGATCGACCTGGCGTCGGTCAACTGGAGCGACCTCGACGAGTCGGTCCTCGACGAGTACATCCTCGGCGCGCCCCGGGAGTTCACCCGCGACGAGGTGATCGCCGCCGCGGAGCTCGACCCCGAGGAGGCGCACCGCCTCTGGCGCTCGCTCGGCTTCCCCGACTCCGGGCCCGACGAGCGCGTCTACACCCGGCTCGACGTCGAGGCCGCGAAGACCGTCGCGGCGATGAGCAGCCAGTGGCTGCCCGACGCCGGGGTCCGCGAGGCCGTCGCCCGCGCGGTGGCGCAGTCGATGTCGCGCCTGGCCGAGTGGCAGGTCGGGATGCTGGCGCAGATCGTGGCCGCGCACGTCGACGAGCTGCACCCGCGCGGTGCCGCCCGCCTGGCCGCCGAGGTCCTGCCCGAGCTCGAGCAGATGCAGTCCTACGTGTGGCGCCGCCACCTCGCCGCGACCGCCTCGCGCTTCATCGCCGGCGTCCAGCAGTCCGATCCGGACACGATCGCGGCCGACACCTGGCCGCTCTCGGTCGGGTTCGCCGACATGGTCGGGTTCACCCGCACCACCCGGCGCCGTTCGATGGACGAGCTCGGGGAGATGATCGAGCGCTTCGCCGTCGTCACCACCGAGGTGATCGCGAACGGCCGCGGGCGGATCATCAAGACCGTCGGCGACGAGGTCCTGTTCGTCACCGAGCACCCCGCCGACGCCGCCGCGATCGCACTCGGCCTGCGCGACCGGGTGCGCTCCGAGCCGTCGCTGCCGCAGCTGCGGATCGGTCTCGCCCACGGCATGGTGCTGACCCGCTATGGCGACGTCTACGGCGAGGTCGTCAACCTCGCCGCGCGCCTGACGTCACAGGCGCGGCCGGACACCGTCCTCGTCGACCGGGAGGTCGCCGACGTGCTCTCCGACGACCCGCGCTACGAGCTGCGACGCCTGCCGTCGCAGAACACCCGCGGCTACGCCCACCTCAAGGCGTGGGCGCTGCGGGCCGCACGAGAGGGCTGA
- a CDS encoding universal stress protein gives MPAYRTVVVGTDGSATSYAAVDRAAGVAADSDAQLVIVSAYTPTSREDTSAAQDALKEESYLVVGWTPAEEALREASDRATKAGARKVSTHAEDGAPMDVLRKAVKDHNADLLVVGNKGLNTLSGRLLGSVPADATRRAGVDVLVVHTS, from the coding sequence ATGCCCGCTTACCGCACCGTCGTCGTCGGTACCGACGGCTCCGCGACCTCGTACGCCGCCGTCGACCGCGCGGCCGGCGTCGCCGCCGACAGCGACGCCCAGCTCGTGATCGTCTCGGCCTACACCCCGACCAGCCGCGAGGACACGTCCGCGGCGCAGGACGCCCTCAAGGAGGAGTCCTACCTCGTCGTCGGCTGGACCCCGGCCGAGGAGGCGCTGCGCGAGGCCTCGGACCGGGCGACCAAGGCCGGTGCGCGCAAGGTCAGCACGCACGCCGAGGACGGCGCCCCGATGGACGTGCTGCGCAAGGCCGTCAAGGACCACAACGCCGACCTGCTCGTCGTCGGCAACAAGGGCCTCAACACCCTGTCCGGGCGCCTGCTCGGCTCCGTGCCCGCGGACGCGACCCGGCGCGCCGGCGTCGACGTGCTCGTCGTGCACACCAGCTGA
- a CDS encoding lycopene cyclase family protein, which produces MTRISRAEPDRGGPAGPASGSADVVVLGGGPAGRALAGECAARGLRTTLVDPAPDRPWRNTYGAWAADLPPGVPDSAIGSRSRARMFGTGEHTVEGTYLVLDTAGLRAHLDAGLGEVRVLAGRVHEVDAQPAHTVTLADGRVLTAGVVVDATGAPSTLRPSRPGPAVEQTAYGVVVPEAVAAPLVGPGEAVFMDWRAHHGHTGWPTFLYAVPYGDGTVLLEETSLARRPGLPLSELRGRLHTRLLRHGVRVPDGAPVEKVRFPVDEPRAPAHPVAFGAATPLVHPASGFSVATALTLAPAVADALAAHLPGSPTAATTAAAAVLWPAPARTVHRLRHLGLRTVLDLPPGLVPAFFDAFFRLPQRDRAAFLSGRDDLAGTVRAMGALSLTATAPVRLRMLRSAVRPSRLVTLDE; this is translated from the coding sequence ATGACGCGCATCTCGCGTGCGGAACCGGACCGCGGCGGACCGGCCGGCCCGGCGTCGGGGTCCGCCGACGTCGTCGTGCTCGGGGGCGGCCCCGCGGGGCGGGCGCTCGCCGGAGAGTGTGCGGCACGCGGGCTGCGCACCACGCTGGTCGACCCGGCCCCGGATCGGCCGTGGCGCAACACCTACGGCGCGTGGGCCGCCGACCTGCCGCCGGGCGTGCCGGACTCCGCGATCGGCTCCCGGTCGCGCGCCCGCATGTTCGGGACCGGCGAGCACACGGTGGAGGGCACCTACCTGGTGCTCGACACCGCCGGCCTGCGGGCGCACCTCGACGCCGGACTGGGCGAGGTCCGGGTCCTCGCCGGACGCGTGCACGAGGTCGATGCGCAGCCGGCCCACACCGTCACCCTCGCCGACGGGCGGGTTCTGACCGCGGGCGTGGTCGTCGACGCCACCGGTGCACCGAGCACGCTGCGTCCGTCCCGGCCGGGGCCGGCGGTCGAGCAGACCGCGTACGGCGTCGTCGTCCCGGAGGCGGTGGCGGCACCGCTGGTGGGCCCGGGCGAGGCGGTGTTCATGGACTGGCGCGCCCACCACGGGCACACCGGCTGGCCGACGTTCCTCTACGCCGTCCCCTACGGCGACGGGACGGTGCTGCTGGAGGAGACCTCCCTGGCCCGGCGCCCGGGGCTGCCCCTGTCCGAGCTGCGCGGTCGTCTGCACACCCGGCTGCTCCGGCACGGCGTGCGGGTCCCCGACGGCGCGCCCGTCGAGAAGGTCCGTTTCCCGGTCGACGAGCCGCGTGCCCCCGCGCACCCGGTCGCGTTCGGCGCCGCTACGCCGCTGGTGCACCCGGCCAGCGGGTTCAGCGTCGCGACCGCGCTGACGCTCGCCCCGGCCGTCGCCGACGCCCTGGCCGCCCACCTGCCCGGCTCCCCCACCGCCGCGACGACCGCGGCGGCCGCGGTGCTCTGGCCCGCTCCGGCCCGGACCGTGCACCGCCTGCGTCACCTCGGCCTGCGCACGGTGCTCGACCTTCCCCCCGGCCTCGTCCCGGCGTTCTTCGACGCGTTCTTCCGTCTCCCGCAACGCGACCGCGCCGCCTTCCTCTCCGGGCGCGACGACCTCGCCGGGACCGTGCGGGCGATGGGCGCGCTGTCGCTGACCGCGACCGCCCCCGTCCGACTGCGCATGCTTCGTTCCGCTGTCCGGCCCAGCCGACTGGTCACCCTGGACGAGTGA
- a CDS encoding SDR family oxidoreductase, whose amino-acid sequence MTDVTAPVPPPADLVGRAALVTGASRGIGYGIAAELLARGASVTITGRKVPELDAAVAALGEEAGAPERVLGVAGNAGDAAHRTEAVRATVERFGNIAILVNNAGINPQYGPLVDADLDAVRKIFDVNVVAALGFVQEAYRAGMGSAGGSVVNVASVGGIRSTGVIGAYGASKAALIRLTEELAGQLGPRIRVNAVAPAVVKTRFAEALYAHDEQGVANGYPMRRLGVPADVAAAVGFLVSDAASWITGDTIRIDGGSLAAGRHG is encoded by the coding sequence ATGACCGACGTCACCGCCCCCGTCCCCCCGCCGGCCGACCTCGTGGGCCGGGCCGCTCTCGTCACCGGCGCCAGCCGCGGCATCGGGTACGGCATCGCTGCCGAGCTGCTCGCGCGCGGCGCGTCCGTCACGATCACCGGCCGCAAGGTCCCCGAGCTCGATGCCGCGGTCGCCGCGCTCGGCGAGGAGGCCGGGGCGCCGGAGCGGGTGCTCGGCGTGGCGGGCAACGCCGGGGACGCCGCGCACCGCACCGAGGCCGTGCGGGCGACCGTCGAGCGGTTCGGGAACATCGCGATCCTGGTCAACAACGCCGGGATCAACCCGCAGTACGGGCCGCTCGTCGACGCCGACCTCGACGCCGTCCGCAAGATCTTCGACGTGAACGTGGTCGCCGCCCTGGGGTTCGTGCAGGAGGCGTACCGGGCCGGGATGGGCTCGGCCGGCGGGTCGGTCGTGAACGTCGCCTCGGTCGGCGGGATCCGCTCCACCGGCGTCATCGGGGCCTACGGCGCGTCCAAGGCGGCGCTGATCCGGCTCACCGAGGAGCTGGCCGGGCAGCTCGGCCCGAGGATCCGGGTCAACGCGGTGGCCCCGGCGGTGGTCAAGACCCGCTTCGCCGAGGCGCTCTACGCCCACGACGAGCAGGGCGTCGCGAACGGCTACCCGATGCGACGCCTCGGCGTGCCGGCCGACGTCGCCGCGGCCGTCGGGTTCCTGGTCTCCGACGCGGCGAGCTGGATCACCGGGGACACGATCCGGATCGACGGCGGCTCGCTCGCCGCCGGCCGTCACGGATGA
- a CDS encoding ABC-F family ATP-binding cassette domain-containing protein, whose protein sequence is MITASDIELRAGSRILLSGANLRVQPGDRIGLVGRNGAGKTTSMRVLAGEGEPYSGKIMSNSPVGYLPQDPREGDLTVTAKDRVLSARGLDVLLSKLEKVQTAMAEVVDENENDKLVREYGRLEDRFSSLGGYAAESEAARICTNLGLPERVLTQQIETLSGGQRRRVELARILFAASDGGSQSATTLLLDEPTNHLDADSITWLRGFLQQHEGGLVVISHDTELLAAVVNKVWFLDAMRGEADQYNMDWKRYQEARATDEKRRRRERANAEKKASQLHTQALKMGAKATKAVAAKNMARRADELLSGLEPEQQADRVAKIRFPDPASCGKTPMTAEGLSKAYGSLEVFTGVDLAVDRGAKVVVLGLNGAGKTTLLRLLGGTEAPDSGRMVPGHGLRTGYFAQEHDTLDMDASVWENIRHASPDTDAQRLRTVLGTFMFSGEQLEQPAGTLSGGERTRLALAGLVSSAANVLLLDEPTNNLDPASREQVLDALRRFTGAVVLVTHDPGAVEALEPDKVIVLPDGTEDHWSAEYLELVQLA, encoded by the coding sequence GTGATCACCGCATCCGATATCGAACTGCGTGCCGGTTCCCGGATCCTTCTCTCCGGCGCGAACCTGCGCGTGCAGCCCGGCGACCGGATCGGCCTGGTCGGCCGCAACGGCGCGGGCAAGACGACGTCGATGCGCGTGCTGGCCGGTGAGGGCGAGCCCTACTCCGGCAAGATCATGTCGAACTCGCCGGTCGGCTATCTGCCGCAGGACCCGCGCGAGGGCGACCTGACGGTCACCGCCAAGGACCGCGTGCTCTCCGCCCGCGGGCTGGACGTGCTCCTGTCCAAGCTGGAGAAGGTCCAGACCGCGATGGCCGAGGTCGTCGACGAGAACGAGAACGACAAGCTGGTGCGCGAGTACGGCCGGCTCGAGGACCGCTTCTCCTCCCTGGGCGGGTACGCCGCGGAGAGCGAGGCCGCACGGATCTGCACCAACCTCGGCCTGCCCGAGCGGGTGCTCACCCAGCAGATCGAGACGCTCTCCGGTGGCCAGCGCCGCCGCGTGGAGCTGGCGCGCATCCTGTTCGCCGCCTCCGACGGCGGCTCGCAGAGTGCCACCACCCTGCTGCTCGACGAGCCCACGAACCACCTCGACGCCGACTCGATCACCTGGCTGCGCGGGTTCCTGCAGCAGCACGAGGGCGGGCTCGTGGTGATCAGCCACGACACCGAGCTGCTGGCCGCCGTCGTCAACAAGGTGTGGTTCCTCGACGCCATGCGCGGCGAGGCCGACCAGTACAACATGGACTGGAAGCGGTATCAGGAGGCGCGCGCGACGGACGAGAAGCGCCGCCGCCGCGAGCGCGCCAACGCCGAGAAGAAGGCCTCGCAGCTGCACACCCAGGCGTTGAAGATGGGCGCCAAGGCCACCAAGGCGGTCGCGGCCAAGAACATGGCCCGCCGCGCCGACGAGCTGCTCTCCGGTCTCGAGCCCGAGCAGCAGGCCGACCGGGTCGCCAAGATCCGCTTCCCGGACCCCGCCTCGTGCGGCAAGACCCCGATGACGGCGGAGGGCCTGTCGAAGGCCTACGGGTCGCTGGAGGTCTTCACCGGCGTCGACCTCGCGGTGGACCGCGGCGCCAAGGTGGTCGTGCTGGGCCTCAACGGTGCCGGGAAGACGACGTTGCTGCGCCTGCTGGGTGGCACCGAGGCCCCGGACTCCGGTCGGATGGTGCCCGGTCACGGCCTCCGCACGGGCTACTTCGCCCAGGAGCACGACACCCTCGACATGGACGCCTCGGTCTGGGAGAACATCCGGCACGCCTCTCCGGACACCGACGCCCAGCGCCTGCGCACCGTGCTCGGCACGTTCATGTTCTCCGGGGAGCAGCTCGAGCAGCCGGCCGGGACGCTGTCCGGCGGCGAGCGAACGCGTCTCGCACTGGCCGGTCTGGTCTCCAGCGCCGCGAACGTCCTGCTGCTCGACGAGCCCACGAACAACCTGGACCCGGCCAGCCGCGAGCAGGTGCTCGACGCGCTGCGCCGCTTCACCGGCGCGGTCGTCCTGGTCACGCACGACCCGGGCGCGGTGGAGGCCCTGGAGCCGGACAAGGTGATCGTGCTCCCGGACGGCACCGAGGACCACTGGTCCGCCGAGTACCTGGAACTCGTGCAGCTGGCCTGA
- a CDS encoding helix-turn-helix domain-containing protein → MADLKKGARITGTQRGKLAADLKKKYEKGASIRSLAEQTGRSYGFVHRVLSETGVTLRGRGGATRTKKK, encoded by the coding sequence GTGGCCGATCTGAAGAAGGGCGCCCGGATCACCGGGACGCAACGGGGCAAACTCGCCGCCGATCTGAAGAAGAAGTACGAGAAGGGCGCGAGCATTCGTTCCCTCGCCGAGCAGACCGGGCGTTCGTACGGATTCGTGCACCGGGTGCTGAGTGAGACCGGTGTGACGTTGCGCGGGCGCGGTGGCGCGACGCGCACGAAGAAGAAGTAG